Proteins encoded in a region of the Eubalaena glacialis isolate mEubGla1 chromosome 20, mEubGla1.1.hap2.+ XY, whole genome shotgun sequence genome:
- the LOC133081186 gene encoding THAP domain-containing protein 1 yields MVQSCSAYGCKNRYDKDKPVSFHKFPLTRPSLCKKWEAAVRRKNFKPTKYSSICSEHFTPDCFKRECNNKLLKEDAVPTIFLCTEPHDKKEDLPEPQEQLPRPPSTPPVSQVDAAIGLLMPPLQTPDNLSVFCDHNYTVEDTMHQRKRIHQLEQQVEKLRKKLKTAQQRCRRQERQLEKLKEVVHFQKEKDDVSERGYVILPNDYFEIVEVPA; encoded by the exons ATGGTGCAGTCCTGTTCCGCCTACGGCTGCAAGAACCGATACGACAAGGATAAGCCCGTTTCTTTCCACAA GTTTCCTCTTACTCGACCCAGTCTTTGTAAAAAATGGGAGGCAGCTGTCAGAAGGAAAAACTTTAAGCCCACCAAGTACAGCAGCATTTGCTCAGAACACTTTACTCCGGACTGCTTTAAGAGAGAGTGCAACAACAAGTTACTGAAAGAGGACGCTGTCCCCACAATATTTCTTTGTACTGAACCACATGACAAG AAGGAAGATCTTCCGGAGCCCCAAGAACAGCTTCCCCGACCTCCTTCAACACCCCCCGTTTCCCAGGTCGATGCTGCTATCGGGTTACTCATGCCTCCTCTTCAGACCCCTGATAACCTCTCCGTGTTCTGTGACCACAACTACACTGTGGAGGACACCATGCACCAGAGGAAGAGGATTCACCAGCTCGAACAGCAAGTAGAGAAGCTCAGAAAGAAGCTCAAGACCGCACAGCAGCGGTGCAGAAGACAGGAGCGGCAGCTGGAGAAGCTGAAGGAGGTCGTGCActtccagaaggagaaagacgACGTCTCCGAGAGGGGTTATGTGATTCTACCAAATGACTATTTTGAAATAGTTGAAGTCCCGGCATGA